From a single Rosa rugosa chromosome 7, drRosRugo1.1, whole genome shotgun sequence genomic region:
- the LOC133722725 gene encoding uncharacterized protein LOC133722725 — MAFASKLVLVSLLLVVFLMINIKPSLSQSTQQLIEKICRSTEDYGFCRRTFQAHLKSPNANIVDLTQITLEVATDHATKTHEFIRQTLETTRDPALKNALTECENAYGLIMHAFDLAVVSFFFGDYKNIEKEERITPRTEASCEATLYTPPNKQKHILDEGSREMRIFIGMSLVSAQELVRSRLKPAPAPAPAPLFVTPPSKASVFH, encoded by the coding sequence ATGGCTTTTGCTAGTAAGTTAGTACTTGTTTCATTACTGTTGGTTGTGTTCCTCATGATCAATATCAAACCGTCACTGAGTCAAAGCACACAGCAACTGATCGAGAAGATATGCCGGTCCACAGAGGACTATGGGTTTTGCAGGAGAACTTTCCAAGCACACTTGAAGTCCCCAAATGCCAATATTGTTGACCTAACCCAGATAACCCTAGAGGTGGCAACAGACCACGCAACTAAAACTCACGAGTTTATCAGGCAGACGCTTGAAACAACAAGAGACCCGGCGTTGAAGAACGCTCTTACCGAGTGTGAGAATGCTTATGGTCTAATCATGCATGCATTTGACTTGGCGGTGGTGTCGTTTTTCTTCGGCGACTACAAAAATATTGAGAAGGAGGAGCGCATCACACCGCGAACAGAAGCGAGCTGCGAAGCAACACTCTACACGCCGCCAAATAAGCAGAAGCACATTTTGGACGAAGGAAGCAGGGAAATGAGGATTTTCATTGGCATGTCGCTGGTTTCAGCGCAGGAACTCGTTCGATCAAGGCTTAAGCCTGCACCTGCTCCTGCCCCTGCTCCGCTGTTCGTAACACCACCATCCAAGGCATCCGTTTTTCATTAA